The region CCACGATCATGGCGAGCCAGGGCCGGCAGGTCGTCGTCCGGCACATCAACGGGTTGCCCGCCAAGCACCCGCGATGGTCGTACACGCCGTGGACGTCGGTGCACCTGCACGGGTCCGCCTCGCTCCCGCAGTACGACGGCTACGCCAGCGACATCACCAACCCGGGCCAGTACAAGGACTACGTCTACCCGAACATGCAGCCCGCACGGACGCTCTGGTACCACGACCACGGCGCCGCCCACACCGCGGAGAACGCCTACATGGGCCTCGCCGCGATGTACCAGCTCACCGACGCGCAGGAGCAGGGCCTGCCGATCCCCACCGGCCGCTACGACGTCCCGCTGATCCTGTCGGACAAGATGTTCGCCGCGGACGGCCAGCTGATGTACGAGGACAACAGCCACTCGGGGCTCTGGGGCGACGTGATCACGGTGAACGGCAAGCCGTGGCCGCGCATGCCCGTGGAGCGGCGCAAGTACCGGTTCCGGATCCTCAACGCGTCCCTCTCGCGCGGGTACCGGTACAAGCTCTCCACCGGGGAGCCGATGACGGTGATCGCGACGGACGGCGGGCTGATGAGCGCCCCGCAGCAGGTCGCCGAGATCCGGCACGGCATGGCCGAGCGCTACGACATCGTGGTCGACTTCGCGAAGTACAAGATCGGGCAGCGGGTCGTCCTGCAGAACCTCGGCGTGAAGAACTCCACCGACTACGACACGACGAAGCAGATCATGGCGTTCGACGTGGCGGCGGAGCCGACCGACGGCACCAAGAACGAGGTCCCGTCCGTGCTGAACCCGAACCCGTCCGCGATGGGGCTGACCGAGTCGATGTCCACGGCGACCCGCAAGCTGGAGGTCATCCGCGGCAACGGCCAGTGGTCCGTCAACGGCGTCACGTGGGAGCAGATCGTCGCCTCCGGCTACCGCAAGGTCCTCGCCAACCCGGCGAAGGACGCCGTCGAGGTCTGGGAGGTCACGAACAAGTCGGGTGGGTGGTTCCACCCGGTGCACATCCACCTCGTGGACTTCAAGATCCTCTCCCGCAACGGCAAGCCGCCGCGACCCGAGGACTGCGGCCCAAGGACGTCGTCTACGTCGGCGAGAACGAGAGCGTCCGGCTGCTGATGAAGTTCGAGCACCAGACCGGCCGGTACATGGTCCACTGCCACAACCTGCCGCACGAGGACCACGACATGATGACGCAGTTCGAGGTCGGCACCGCCGGGCCGGACCCGATCACGGCCGCGCCCGCCCTCCCGTGGACTGAGGGGCTGAAGCTGTGACCGACCGGACGGGGACCCGGGACGTCGAGGAGGACGCCACGGCCGGCCTCCGGTCCCCGGGACCGACCGTCACCGCGGGCCTCGTCGCGGCCGGCGCGGTGACCCTCGCAGGGGTGCTGCACCTGCTCGCCGCCCTGGAACACGTGCAGCACCAGATGACGTTCGCGGTGTTCTTCATCGTGGTCGGCCTGGTGCAGACGGGCGCCGGCGCGGGGCTGCGCCGGGGGTCGACGCCCCTGCGGGTCGGCCTCGGCCTGGCCGCCCTGGTCGGGCTCGTCGTGCTCTACGTGTACAGCCGCACGATCGGACTGCAGATCGGGCCGCACGCCGACCGGCCCGAGGACCCCGACTTCCTGGGCATCACGGTCGTGGTGTGCGAGCTGGCCGCCATCGGGGCGATGATCACCCTCCTGCCCGACCGGCGGCGTCCGGTGGCGGGCAACGCGGTGCTGGTCGTCGGGATCGGTGTCTGGGTGCTGTGGGCGACCGGCGTAGTCGGCTGACCCGGCCGCGGTTCCGGACGGTCGTGACGGCCCTCGCCGTCACGGCCGTCGTCGCGGTCGGGCTCGGCTCCGCCACCGGCGTCGTGCCGTTCGAGCTGGTCCGCATACCCAGCGACAGCATGGCGCCGACCCTGGAACCCGGGGACCATGTCGTGCTGGACCACCGCGGCCGAGCCGTGTCCCGGGGGACCTCGTGGTCGTGCCCGACCCGCAGGACGGGATGCTGATCGTCAAGCGGGTCGTCGCCGTCGGCGGGGACATGGTGGGGATCTCGGACGGCGTGCTCGAGGTCGACGGCCGTGCCGTGGACGAGCCCTACGCGGACCGGAGCCTGGAGAACGGGGTGTACTACGGCCCCTACCCTGTGCCGGACGGCCGACTGTTCCTGCTCGGGGACCATCGCGCGGTCTCGGTCGACTCCCGTGAGTTCGGCCCGGTGCCCGCGACCGACGTCGTCGGCACCGTGGACGTCCGGGTCTGGCCGCGGCCGGGCTCGCTGGACGAGCCCGCAGGCTGAGAGGTCGTTTCGGAATGGCTCCGGCATGTCTGCTGTAGACGGACGGTGATCTCCGCCGGGCTGCCGCTGTTCCCGGTGACTCGACGCTGGAGATCCGACGCCTCCCTCACCGGAGGTCGAGGTACTGGGTGATCAGGACGGTGAGCTCGTCGATGACGGTGGCGCGGTCCAGCTGCGGGCGTTCCAGGACGTAACTGATCGTGACGTGCTCGACGGCGCGGACCAGGACCCACGCGATCGCGTCCGCCGGGCGCGCGGGGTCGTGGTCGGGTCGGGCCAGCAGCGCGGCGGTCATCATGTCGTCCATGCGGCGGGCGAACACGGCCCGCACGCTGTCCGGGGAGCGCGGCACCTGCTCGACGAGCACTCGCAGCAGGTCGGCGTTCTCCTCGAACGCGTCGAGCATCGCGGTCACGACCATCCGCTTGCCCTCCTCCGTGGGCGCACCCAGCGAGCGCAGGAACGCGTGTGACAGGCGAGCAACAAGCTCGTCGGCGTAGCGGTCGATGACCTCACCCAGGATGGCGGTCTTGTCCGGGAAGTACTGGTAGAGCGAGCCCGGGCTGATCCCGGCCGCCGCCGCGATGTGGTTCGTGGTCGCCGCCTCGTAGCCCCGCGCCACCAACACCTCCCGCCCCGCCGCGATGATGCGCTCCACCATCTGCTTCGAGCGGAGCTGCCGCGGCTCGCGGCGCAGCGCGCTACGGGTCCTGGGTGGCACGGCGAACCCCCTACGCGAATTGAACGCGAGCAATTGTTCGTGTCAGCATCGGATCATGGTCGCACAGCTCGCCGACGCCCACCCGAAGACCCCGGTCGCCCCGCACCGCTTCGCCAGCGCGCGGGAGCGAAACGGGCGGCTGGGCCGGTCGCTGCGGTTGATCGGCCGGGTGCGCACGGTGGACGAGCGGCTGGTCGATCAGATCGGTCGGCGGATGTTCGCCCGCGACGAGCTCGGAGCGCAGCTGGTCGCGGCGATGCGCCGGGAATCGGGCGACAGCGAGCGGGTCAGCATGGCGCAGTTCCAGCGCGTGCTCGCCGACGGGATCGAGGCCGTGCCCGACGCGCCGGCGGCGCTGCGCGAGTTCTTCGCGGTCGTCGACCGGGTGCCGGACTGGGTGGACGTCGAGCTGCTGGAGCACGGGGCACGGGCGTTCCGGCGGTTCGGGCACAGCCGCGAGGACGTGCTGCTGCAGCTGTCGCTGATCGGTGGCTACCGGTTCGTCGGACCGGCTGACCTGCTCGTGCTGACCGGCGGGCTGACCGGGTCGACCGCCATGCGCCGGCTCGGGGAGACCCAGAAGTGGGTCGACGAGCTCTGCGCCCCGGGCGGGATGGCGCGCACCGGCGAGGGCTTCAAGCTCACCGTGCACGTGCGCCTGATGCACGCGCTGATCAACCAGCAGTTCGAGGTCAACGGCCGCTGGGACGTCGACCGGTACGGGTTGCCGATCAATCAGAGCGACCTGGCCGGCACGCTCGCGCTGTTCAACAGCACGGTGCTGCTCGGGGTGCGCATGCTCGGCCGGGTGGTGACCCGGGCCGAGTCCCGCGCGGTCATGCACCTGTGGAAGTACGTGGGCTGGCTGATGGGCGTCGATGAGGACTGGCTGTTCGACACCGAGCGCGAGCAGAACGTGTTCAACTACCACCTGCTGCTCGCCCAGGGCGGCCCCACCCCTGCCGGCGCCGACCTGACCACCGCGCTGGTCGACGGGAAGCTCACCCTGGACTACGGCCGGTTGAGCCGGCTACGGGGCCGCTACCACCGGCTGCGCACGCTGAGCATGCTGCGCTACTTCCTGGGCTCCGAGAGCCTGCGCGACCTGGGTCAGCCGATCACCCCACTCTGGGCGGTGCCACCGGTCATGGTGCGCAACCTCGTCGAGTCCGTGCTGATCGCCCGAACCCGGGCCGGGCGCCGATACCTGGAGCGCGCGTCGGACCGCCACGGGCGGCGCCAGTCCCGGCTCCGATTCGCCGGCGCACCGGCCCGGATCGGGCCACTGCCGCACTGACCCCGAGCGGTGCTGCCGGTCAGCCCGTGGCGTTGAGGGGGTAGTAGCGCACCCAGTCGACGTGCATCGCCGAGGGCGTGACGCTGCCCCCCTTGGGGAACCAGTCGAGCTGGATCGTCAGGTGCATCGGGCCGGGCGGCAGCGTCGAGGTGTCGGTGGTGCGGAACCACTCCTGCCCGTCGACGAAGGCGGCGATGTGGTCGGGGGTCCACTCGACCGCCCAGTTGTGCCACTGCGTGGCGTCGATGTTCACCTGGCCGTGGAGCTGGGAGTTGTCGGCCCCGTAGTGGAGGAACATGTCCGTCTTCTGCCGGGCGGGGTCCGACATCTCCATGAAGTCGACCTCGCCGCCCTCGGGCCAGTTCTCCGCGTCGGGCCAGAGGAGCAGGAGGGCGTTGTAGGACGGGTCGCTCGCCGGGGCCATGACCCGGCCCTCCCAGCGGCCGTACTGCGCGCCCTTGCCCCAGGCCATCCCCCCGGTGGTGCCGGCGGAGTCGCCGCTGATGGTGAGGACCCCGTCCTTGATCGACGCCGCAGCCGGGCTGCGGGTGCCGTTGCCGGCGTGCCCGGGACCGTCGTAGAGGCCCCACTGGCCCAGGTCCCCGGTGAACTCGTCGCTGCGCGACGGCGTGCCCCACCCGAACTTCGCCGCCGCGGTGACGCCGGGGTCCGAGGTGGCCGTCACGGTTCCCGACGACGACGTGATGCCGGACGCGCCCGACCTGCCGGACGTCGTGGTGCCGTCGCCGCTCGTCCCCTGTCCCGCCGCGAGGCCGTCCGCGTAGCCCGCGGCGTACCCGGCCTGGTAGTCGGCGGAGGTGCTCGGGCCCGCGGTCGCCGGTTCGGACGTGGGGGCCACCGTCGCCGTGGTCTCGGGGGCGGTGGTCCCCGTGCCCTGAGCGGCGGGCGTCTCCGTGAGCGCCGCGGCCGGCGCGGGCTCCGAGGTGGGGGCGGTCGCCGAGGCCGTGGTGATCGTGGCGGACGAGGCCCCGCTCGCGATGTCCGCGGTGAGCGCGGGGTCGACGCTCACCGGCGCGGTGTCCGTGACGGTGCTCGCCGCCGGGTCCTCGGGGAGCAACGGCGCCGCGGCCGGGACCGTGCACGTGGAGGCGGGATCCGCCGCGGAGCAGGTGCCGGCCGGGACGAACGTCGCGGGCAACGTGGGCGCGACCGCGCCGGAGGCGACACAGACCGCTGCTGCCAGCCCTTTGACCACCGCGAACCTGACGACCATCGCCTACTCCCCTCGCGCATCCGGCCGATCGGACACATCGACCCTCACGCTGCTGCCTGGGCCGCTCCCGCGGCAGACCGAGGAGGGGGGTGGGAGCCCCCCGCACCTGGGGGGTGCGTCCCGGACAGTGCCTGGCGACCCCTCCGTTTGGGGGCCGATGGGCCGCTCGATTGAGGCTGTTCGGCCTAGCCGATCGGACCGATCATGTGCGCTCGTGAGCTCCCACGTGGGTCCCGAACCGGGTCGCCGGTCCGTTCCGACCCCGGGACCGACGGCCGTCCCGGACACCGCATGACCGACGTCGCGGGGCGCGTTCCGCCCGGTCCGCCCGGTCTCCGGATCATCGACACGGGCACCCACCGGTCCCGGTCGGCCGGACGTCACAGCAGGGTCGAGGCCGACGCCGGCCCGCTCCCGGATCGGCCGGCCGCCTCGACCCGCCCGCCCCTACCCGACCCGTCCCGACCCGCCCCGCCCCGATCCGGCTCGGACGTCCGCGGCGCCGAACCGGCCGTGCGGACGTCCCGCATCGCCGTCCAGTACGTCGTCACGGCACTGATCTCCGTGCTGGTGGTGGCGCTGTGCAGCGTGTGGGCGAGCCGGGTCGTCGCCGCCGACTACGCCGTCGACGGCGCGATCGCCGGGACCCAGCTCGCCGCCGACGAGGCGGTGGCCCCGGTCCTGACCGACGCCGTGCTCACCGGGGACCCGGCAGCGCTCGAGGGGCTCGACAGGGCGGTCCGGGAGAAGGTCCTGAACGTCTCGATGGTGCGGGTGAAGATCTGGGACGAGACCGGACGGATCCTCTACTCCGACGAGCCCGCGCTGATCGGAGAGCGGTTCGGGCTCGGTGCGAACGAGATCGAGGCGTTGCACGGCGGGGCCCCGGACGCCGAGATGTCGGATCTCTCGGCCCCGGAGAACCGGCTCGAGGACCGCAGCGTGCCCCTCCTCGAGGTCTACCTGCCGCTGCGCACCCCCGGCGGGGTGCCGGTGCTGTTCGAGGCCTACTCCCACTACGCCGGGGTCACCGAGGCGACCCAGCAGGTCTGGACCCGGTTCATCCCGCTCGGCGTGGGTGCTCTCGTCCTGCTGGAGCTCCTGCAGATTCCGATCTCGGCGGTACTGGCCCGCAGGTTGCGCCGGGCCCAGGTCCAGCGGGAGGAGATGCTGCGCCGGACACTGACCGCCCTCGAGGACGAGCGCCTGCGCATCGCCGCCGACCTGCACGACGGCGTGGTCCAGGACCTCGCCGGCGTCGCCTTCGCACTCGGGGCGGCCGCCCGCGTCGGCGGCCCCGCCCGGGTCGCACCCGCACAGCTCGCCGAGTCCGCCGACACCGTCCGCCGGTCGGTCCGCGCACTGCGGTCGCTCCTGGTCGACATCTACCCGCCGAACCTCTACGCCGAGGGCCTGCCGGCCGCGCTGTCGGACCTGGCGGCGAGGCTCGTCCCGCCGGGCACGACGTCGGTCCTCGACGTCCGGGACCCGCTGCCCCCGCTCCGCCGGGAGCAGGTCGAGCTGGTCTTCCGGGTGGCCCAGGAGGGTCTGCGCAACGTCGTGCGGCATGCCGCGGCGAGTGTCGTGGAGATCGCTCTCGGCCAGGACGGCGGCGTTCTCGTCCTGTGCGTCACCGACGACGGGAAGGGGTCCGCGCCCGACCGGCTCGTCGCGTCCGGGCACCTCGGGCTGAAGGCGTTGAGCGGGCTGGCCGCGCAGCACGGCGCCGTGCTCGTCCTGGACTCCGCCCCGGGCCGGGGAACGGCCCTGCGGCTGGAGGTGCCCCTGTGACCGGGGAACGGGGGCCCGGTGCCCCGTGCATCGACGGCCCGTCCCCCGCATTGAGGGTCCGCGGTCCCCCAGCGATGGGCTGGACGGATCATGCCCGAGACCGCGATCTTGTACACCAGCGGGCCACCCGGCCCCGCCCCTGTCGGCCCCCGGCCTGCAGGACCACCCGACGACGGGGGCCACCGCGATGATCAGGCTCATGGTGGTCGACGACCACGCCATCGTCCGCCGAGGACTCGTCCGGGTCGTCGAGACCGCCCCGGACATCGAGCTGGTCGGGACGGCGGCCAACGGCATCGAGGCGCTGCATCTCCTCACCAGGAGCCGGCCGGACGTCGTGCTCATGGACATCGGCATGCCCGTCCTCGACGGCGTCGGCGCGACCCGGCTGATCGTCGACCACGACCCGCAGGTCCGGGTCGTCGTCCTGACGGGTTCTGCCGACGACCGGGTCTCCGAGGCACTGGAGGCCGGCGCCTGTGCGGTGGTGCTCAAGGACGCCGAGGTGGAGGTGCTGCTGGAGGCGATCCGGCGGGCGGCGGGCGACCGCGGCTTCGCGCATCCCCAGCCGCCCGCCGCCCCGCGTGACGGCTTGAGCCCCGGGAGAGGGAGGTCCTCCGCCTGCTGGCCGTGGGCCGTTCCAACCGCGAGATCGCCCGTGCGCTCGGCATCACCGAGCGCACGGTCAAGGCCCATCTGCACCGCGTCTTCCGTGTCCTGGGGGCGACGGACAGGGTCCAGGCCGCGCTCCGGGGCCGCGAGCACCTCGCCCGGGCGGGGTCGTAGGACCAATGGCCAATGGCCGACGGCCACACCGCCGGGTGAGGGTCGTCCGAGCAGGCCCGGACCTGCCGGCCCACCGTCACGCTCAGGAGCTGCAGATGCCTCGCACGTCCTCGACCGAGCGTCCGACGGTGTTCGTCCGGCCAGGCCTGGCGGTCGTCGTGTCCACCGGGTGTCGGGGCACCGCCCGATGACCACCCTGCTGATCGTGCTCGCCGCCTGGGTCGTGGCGAGCGTCCCCCTCGGGATCGCGTGCGGAGCCGTCCTCGCCCGCGGCCCCCGCTCCTTCCGCGGGCCCGACAGGCGCCGGGTCCGCCCCTCCCCCCACCACCAGGAGACTCGATGCCCCAGGACAACACCCCTCTCCCTCCCGTGACGGACGCCCGGCGCCCCGTGCCCCGGCGCGCGGTCGTCGCCGGGACGGGTGCCGTCGCGCTCGGCGCCGGACTCCTCGCCGCCGGGTGCGCGAGCTCGGCCGCCCCGGCTCGGCGGCCACGACGACCTCGGCCGCGGCTCCCCCGACGGCGGGAGCCCCGACCGCGGCCGCCCCCACCACGGCCTCCGGCAGCACGGCCTCCGGCAGCGCGGGTGCACTCGGCTCCACGGCCGACATCCCGGTCGGCGCCGGCAAGATCTTCGCCGACCGGAAGGTCGTGGTCACCCAGCCGACCGCCGGAACGTTCGTCGGGCTGTCGGCGGTGTGCACGCACAAGGGCTGCGTCGTGAACAAGGTGGCCGACGGCACGATCGACTGCCCGTGCCACGGCAGCAAGTTCCACCTCGACGGCACCGTCGCGAACGGGCCCGCCCAGGCCCCGCTCCCGACGATGCCGGTGACGGTGGAGGGCACCAGCATCAACCTGGCCTGAGCATCCTTCGTCGTACCCGCGGACGACGTCCGGCGGCCGGATCCGCGGTGGTCACCCGGCTGGTACTAGGACCTTCGTCCACTGGGCCGGTCGGGCCGCAGCTGTCAGGCTCGAACTCTCGGCCGGCCCGTTCCCCGGGCCCGCCCGCCCTCGAGGCGGGCCCGCTCCGCCGGCCGTCGAGAGCCCGGTGTGCGGTCGTCCCCCTCCGCCGCACACCGGGGCCCTCGCCGAGCCGGTGCCTCTGGGTGATCGGCCGATACCCCCTGCTTTGAGGGCCGGCCGACCCCCTCCGTCGGGCTGCCCCCGGCGCCGCCCCCGTTGCGACAGTCGTCCTGGCGTCGGGACCGTTCGCACCACAGCAGGGCAGGCAATGACAGAGGACTGGAAATGCGGCGGAAGAGCCGACCCCACGAGGGGGAACGACTCCCGACCCGTCCGCCGTGGAGTGTCGCGCCGGCGGATGCTTGCCGGCTCTGCGCTGCTGGCCGCGGCAACGGTCGTCACCGGCGGCGCGTCGGAGGCCCTGGCGGCGACCGGTCCCGTGCAGGTACCGACGCCCCCACCGACGCCGCGACCGCCCGTGGGACCGGCGGACGGCAGCCCGCTGCCGGGTGTGGCGCGTAGCAGGCACGCCGTCGGTGACCCCCGGGGCAGCGACGTCGTGGCCAGGTTCGGCCGGGCGCGCGAGGCCCGCTTCGGCACCATGTTCAAGCAGCTCACCGGGTTCGCGCCGGACGACGACCTGCTGGTCGGGCTGTCGGAGAGGATGGTGGAGGCCCGCGGCGCCGAGGACGACATCCGGCCCGACGGGCTGGACAACCCGGACATGCCGGCCGGGTTCATCTACCTGGGCCAGTTCATCGACCACGACATGACCCGGGACCCCACGCCGCTGGCCGACCAGCGCGCCGACCCCCGTGGGCTGACCAACTTCGACAGCCCGCGGTTCGACCTCGGCTCCGTCTACGGCGACGGACCCGCCGCGAACCCCGAACTCTACGACCCGCAGCGGCCCGGTTACCTGCTGCTGCGCCAGAACGCCAACGGCCTCGAGGACCTGCCCCGCGGCGCGAACGGCTCGGCGTTCGTCGGGGACCCGCGCAACGACGAGAACCTGATCGTCGCCCAGATGCAGATGGCGTTCATCAAGCTGCACAACCACTTCATGGACACCGAGAAGAACTTCACCCGCGCCCGGCAGCAGACCCGCTGGCACTACCAGTGGGTCATCGTGAACGACTTCCTGCCGCACGTCGTCGGTCGGCAGCTTCTCGACGAGATGATCTTCGCCCTGGGCCGGCGGACCCGGGCCCGGACGCTGTTCTACCGGCCGGGGAACCCGCTGCGGCCGATGATGCCGATCGAGTACTCCGTGGCCGCCTACCGCTGGGGACACAGCGGCATCCGCGCCGAGTACGAGATGCACGACACGCCGCTGTCGCCCAATCCCGCGGTGCTGCCGATCTTCAGCACCGAGACCGGCCCGAACCCCCGCGACCTGCGAGGCTCCCGCCCGCTCTTCACCGACGCCACGGTCGACTGGAACTACTTCTTCGACATCCCCGGCGTCCGGCCGCCCGACGACCGCAACATGGCACGGCTCATCGACACCCAGGTCGCGCGGCCGCTGCATGACCTGCCCGACTCCGTGGTGGCCCACACCCCGGGCGCGATCATCGCGCTGGCCCAGCGCAACCTGCTGCGGGGCAAGCGGCTCGGGCTCCCGTCCGGCCAGGACGTCGCCGCCGCGATGCGCACCCGGGTTCCGACGATGCCCGCCCCGCTCACGAACGACCAGCTCGGGTTGGCCGACCCGCGGTGGGGAGGCAAGGCGCCACTGTGGTTCTACTGCCTCCGGGAGGCGAAGCTCGGTGGCGGGCGCCGTCTCGGCCCGGTGGGCGGGCGGATCGTCGCCGAGGTCATCCTCGGGCTGATGCAGATCGACCTCGGGTCGTACTGGAACACCCCCGCCGGCTTCACCCCGGTCGGCGGCCCGTCGTTCCGGATGGGCGACCTCATCCGGCTGGCCGGGGCGCCCGTGGTGGTGCCCGCCTCCTGAGGCGTTCGGCATCCGACACGGAATGCCGACGGCCTCCGTCCCGAGGCCGCCCGGCCCGGTTACGGGCTGGGTGGGAGGGCCGTGGTCGTGGTCGTGACCACGGCGGTCACGGTCGCCGAGGTTCCCGCCACCACGCTCGACACCACCGGCGGCGGCACCACCGGGGGCACGACCACCGGCGGTGGCGGCGGAGGCGCCGACGACGTGGTCGACGACACCGGCGGAGGAGCGGTGGTCGTCGTCGACGGCGTCACCGGCACGACGACGGGCGGTGTGGCCGCCGGTGTCCCCGGGCTCGGGACGACCGGCGAGGTGACCGGCAGCGTCGTGGCAGCCGGGGCCGGCACCGTCGCGGGCACCGTGGCGGCCGGAGCCGCAGCCGGCGGGGCGACGACCGCGGGCGCCACCACCGGCGCCGGTGCGGGAGCCACCGGGAGTGCGGTCGCCGGCACGGCCGGCACGGCCGCCGGCGGAAGCGCCGCCGGGGGCGCCACGAACTCGTCGGTCACGGGTGCGGTCGGCCCCGGTACCGCGGGGACGACGACCGTGTCGATCGGGCCGGTGATCAGCGAGCCCGGTCCGGCCGCCGGCCGGGTGGCGCCGAGATAGTCGTCGCCCTCCCACCGGACGGACGCGACCTGCACGAGCGCGCCGGTGTGCGGGGCGTTCACCATCCGCCCTCCGCCCAGGTAGAGCCCGACGTGGTGCACGCGTCGCGGCGTGCCGTAGAAGACCAGGTCACCGGGCTTGAGCGCGGCGTCGGCGGGCACGTGGGGCCCGGCGTAGAACTGCGTGTGCGCGGTGCGCGGCAGGTCGATCCCCGCCGAGTCGTAGGACGCCTTGGTCAGCCCGGAGCAGTCGAAGCCTCCCTCCCCGCTCGCCGGTCCGTCGCCGCCCCACACGTAGGGGATGCCGATCTGCTTCATCGCGAAGGTGATCGCGGTCCGGGCCCGCACGTCGGGATCGGCGGTCGTGACCGACACGTCGGCGCCCGGGCCGCCGTTCTCGGCCGCGAGGGCCACGGCCAGCGGCGGCGCCTCCGGGCCCGGCACGGGCCCGGCCGCCACATCGGCCAGGGCTCCCGGCGGGGCACCGCCGGGAGCCGTCGCCCCGCCCGGCGACGCGAGCAGGCCGATCAGGGCCGCGACGGCCACCGCCCCGGCGAGCAGCGCGTAGCGCGAGCCTCGGGCGGCGGGAGCAGCGGCCCCACCTCATCCGCACCGCAGCGTCGCCGGTCGCAGGTGCCCCACCAGTCGTTGTGCAGGGACCCGTCGTACTCGTCGTACTCGTCATCGGACCGGTCGAGTCCGACCTCGGCCTCGCTCCGGTAGTCAAGGCCGTCGGCCATTCGATCCCTCCGAAACCTGTTGCCTGCATGGTTCGGGGGACGCGGAGCTGCGGGAACCCGCAAACGGTGGCGGGCCGGACACCCAAATTTCGGGGTCGTCCCCGCCGCCGGCTGACGCGCCGTCCCACGCTCGACCGGACATAACGTCCCGAAATGACATATCGGCGAATCATGCTTTTCCGCCGATCTCCGCACCCCTATTTGCGGGTATCTCGCCCACCCCAAGAACGGCTGACGCAAATCGAGCGCGAGACGCATTCTTGCTCTCGACCGGCACGCGAACAGAAGGCTCGTAGGAGCTGAGCCCGCCGGCGCGGAGTCGTCCACGGAAGAGGTCGAGAACATGCCCGACGGGTCCGAACGGAATGGCGTCGATACCGGAATCGAAGACTCGACGAATGTGCCCGTGCACAGGAAACTGATGTCCCGGCGGGCCATCCTGCGGATCGGCGCGGCCGGAACGGCGGCCGTCGGCCTCCAGGCCGCCCGGTCACTGCTCGTCCCCTCGCTGTCGCAGGCCGGCCTGCTCTCCCCCGACGGCGTCGTCGGGGTGGCGTCGATCGCGTGGGCCGACGCCATCTACACCGAGGCCTTCCCGACGAGCCCGCTGATCCTCTCGCCCTTCACCGACAAGCTGCCGATCCCGAAGGCGCTGGC is a window of Pseudonocardia sp. T1-2H DNA encoding:
- a CDS encoding multicopper oxidase family protein, giving the protein MSTRAVSRRDLLKVSALGAAALALPFERVVRAKGISRIAESKLPKPFTVPFVVPPVAKPVRSDGTTDYYQMTMRQVKAEILPGVGTDLFGYDGQVPGPTIMASQGRQVVVRHINGLPAKHPRWSYTPWTSVHLHGSASLPQYDGYASDITNPGQYKDYVYPNMQPARTLWYHDHGAAHTAENAYMGLAAMYQLTDAQEQGLPIPTGRYDVPLILSDKMFAADGQLMYEDNSHSGLWGDVITVNGKPWPRMPVERRKYRFRILNASLSRGYRYKLSTGEPMTVIATDGGLMSAPQQVAEIRHGMAERYDIVVDFAKYKIGQRVVLQNLGVKNSTDYDTTKQIMAFDVAAEPTDGTKNEVPSVLNPNPSAMGLTESMSTATRKLEVIRGNGQWSVNGVTWEQIVASGYRKVLANPAKDAVEVWEVTNKSGGWFHPVHIHLVDFKILSRNGKPPRPEDCGPRTSSTSARTRASGC
- a CDS encoding multicopper oxidase domain-containing protein, with protein sequence MKFEHQTGRYMVHCHNLPHEDHDMMTQFEVGTAGPDPITAAPALPWTEGLKL
- a CDS encoding S24/S26 family peptidase; this encodes MTALAVTAVVAVGLGSATGVVPFELVRIPSDSMAPTLEPGDHVVLDHRGRAVSRGTSWSCPTRRTGC
- the lepB gene encoding signal peptidase I — translated: MPDPQDGMLIVKRVVAVGGDMVGISDGVLEVDGRAVDEPYADRSLENGVYYGPYPVPDGRLFLLGDHRAVSVDSREFGPVPATDVVGTVDVRVWPRPGSLDEPAG
- a CDS encoding TetR/AcrR family transcriptional regulator, coding for MPPRTRSALRREPRQLRSKQMVERIIAAGREVLVARGYEAATTNHIAAAAGISPGSLYQYFPDKTAILGEVIDRYADELVARLSHAFLRSLGAPTEEGKRMVVTAMLDAFEENADLLRVLVEQVPRSPDSVRAVFARRMDDMMTAALLARPDHDPARPADAIAWVLVRAVEHVTISYVLERPQLDRATVIDELTVLITQYLDLR
- a CDS encoding oxygenase MpaB family protein — protein: MVAQLADAHPKTPVAPHRFASARERNGRLGRSLRLIGRVRTVDERLVDQIGRRMFARDELGAQLVAAMRRESGDSERVSMAQFQRVLADGIEAVPDAPAALREFFAVVDRVPDWVDVELLEHGARAFRRFGHSREDVLLQLSLIGGYRFVGPADLLVLTGGLTGSTAMRRLGETQKWVDELCAPGGMARTGEGFKLTVHVRLMHALINQQFEVNGRWDVDRYGLPINQSDLAGTLALFNSTVLLGVRMLGRVVTRAESRAVMHLWKYVGWLMGVDEDWLFDTEREQNVFNYHLLLAQGGPTPAGADLTTALVDGKLTLDYGRLSRLRGRYHRLRTLSMLRYFLGSESLRDLGQPITPLWAVPPVMVRNLVESVLIARTRAGRRYLERASDRHGRRQSRLRFAGAPARIGPLPH
- a CDS encoding family 16 glycosylhydrolase encodes the protein MVVRFAVVKGLAAAVCVASGAVAPTLPATFVPAGTCSAADPASTCTVPAAAPLLPEDPAASTVTDTAPVSVDPALTADIASGASSATITTASATAPTSEPAPAAALTETPAAQGTGTTAPETTATVAPTSEPATAGPSTSADYQAGYAAGYADGLAAGQGTSGDGTTTSGRSGASGITSSSGTVTATSDPGVTAAAKFGWGTPSRSDEFTGDLGQWGLYDGPGHAGNGTRSPAAASIKDGVLTISGDSAGTTGGMAWGKGAQYGRWEGRVMAPASDPSYNALLLLWPDAENWPEGGEVDFMEMSDPARQKTDMFLHYGADNSQLHGQVNIDATQWHNWAVEWTPDHIAAFVDGQEWFRTTDTSTLPPGPMHLTIQLDWFPKGGSVTPSAMHVDWVRYYPLNATG
- a CDS encoding sensor histidine kinase, encoding MRTSRIAVQYVVTALISVLVVALCSVWASRVVAADYAVDGAIAGTQLAADEAVAPVLTDAVLTGDPAALEGLDRAVREKVLNVSMVRVKIWDETGRILYSDEPALIGERFGLGANEIEALHGGAPDAEMSDLSAPENRLEDRSVPLLEVYLPLRTPGGVPVLFEAYSHYAGVTEATQQVWTRFIPLGVGALVLLELLQIPISAVLARRLRRAQVQREEMLRRTLTALEDERLRIAADLHDGVVQDLAGVAFALGAAARVGGPARVAPAQLAESADTVRRSVRALRSLLVDIYPPNLYAEGLPAALSDLAARLVPPGTTSVLDVRDPLPPLRREQVELVFRVAQEGLRNVVRHAAASVVEIALGQDGGVLVLCVTDDGKGSAPDRLVASGHLGLKALSGLAAQHGAVLVLDSAPGRGTALRLEVPL
- a CDS encoding response regulator transcription factor; amino-acid sequence: MGRSNREIARALGITERTVKAHLHRVFRVLGATDRVQAALRGREHLARAGS
- a CDS encoding QcrA and Rieske domain-containing protein, giving the protein MRELGRPGSAATTTSAAAPPTAGAPTAAAPTTASGSTASGSAGALGSTADIPVGAGKIFADRKVVVTQPTAGTFVGLSAVCTHKGCVVNKVADGTIDCPCHGSKFHLDGTVANGPAQAPLPTMPVTVEGTSINLA